The DNA region ACGGTCCCAGGGGAGACCATCTGTCCCCTCCGGGCGGTAACGGTCACGTCCCACCGGGCGTCCAGGTCCAGCTGTTCCACCTGGGCCCCGGGGGTTATGTATATCCCCTGGCTCTCCATCAGCCTCTCCAGGGGACGGCCGATGCCATCGAAGAAGCCCCCGATGAGCCCCGGCCCCAGGGTTATCGACAGGGACCTACCGGTACCCCGGATGGGCTCTCCAACCTTCAGCCCCTGGGTATCGTCGTAAACCTGGATAAGGGCCTCGTCGTCTTCCAGCCTTATGACCTCCCCCAGGAGCCCCAGGGATCCTATGTGGACCATCTCCCTCATCCCGAAGCTTCCCATGGAGGAGCCCCTTATGACCGGTCCGTTGACCATGGTCACGAACCCCATCTTGAGTTCTGACAAATCGCTTCCCCCCTAAAGAAGCTGAAGCAGCCTCTCGGCCAGCTTTTCGGATAGCTCCTGGGCCCTGGCCTGCCAGTCCAGCCGGACCTCCCTTCGTCCATCCTGGGAGGCGAGCCACAGCCCCCCCAGGATGGGGGCCGGCTCCGGGTCGAAGGAGACCCGGGCATCGGGCATGTTGGTCTTCACCAGCCAGGCCACCTGATCCCCCAGGCTGGAGTCGTTGGCCGATAGGCGGATCAGGTACGCCCCCTCCATCCCGGCGGACTCGATGCCCTCCATGGCCAGCCCCGCCAGGATCATGGGGTAGTCGTCCCGCTCCCTCAGCTTAACCAGCTCCTCCCGGAGCATTGCCAGGGCCTCGGAGATGAGCCGGTTCTGGTATCTAAGCGTCTCAAGGGAGTCCTCCCGCTCGGCATTTATCACTTGCCTTAACCGTACCTCCTCTGCCCTGCGGCGGGCGTCATCCAGGATCATCTCCTCCTCCTTGGCGAGACGATCCTCCTGTTCCCTTAGCCAGCCCTGCAGCTCCTCCCGGGCCTCCTGAAGGATCCGGTGCCTCTGGGCCTC from Thermanaerovibrio acidaminovorans DSM 6589 includes:
- a CDS encoding V-type ATP synthase subunit E — its product is MTTGDDKLSALKELLLDQAEAQRHRILQEAREELQGWLREQEDRLAKEEEMILDDARRRAEEVRLRQVINAEREDSLETLRYQNRLISEALAMLREELVKLRERDDYPMILAGLAMEGIESAGMEGAYLIRLSANDSSLGDQVAWLVKTNMPDARVSFDPEPAPILGGLWLASQDGRREVRLDWQARAQELSEKLAERLLQLL